In the Sandaracinus amylolyticus genome, AAGCGATCGATGCGCGCCTCGGTGAGCCGCCGCGCCTCCGCGAGCGCACCGAGCGCCGCCTGACGGTTGCCGGTCGACGAGTACGCGAGCGCGAGCGGCACGAGGCAGCGCACCTGGGCCTCGACGTCCGACGTCTCGCGCGAGAGCGTGAGCGCCTGCTCGAAGAAGTGGATGCCACCGCGGTGATCGCCGAGGCGCATGCACGACTCCGCGGTCGCGAGGACGATGTCGCGGAAGAGCGCGCGATCGTCGAGCTGACGCGCGATGTCGCCCGCGCGATCGAGCCAACGCCGCCCTTCGTCGACACGGTGGGCCGCGACCAGCAGTCGGCCGCGCAACAGCGAGAGGCGCGCGATCCAGTCGCGCCGATCGAGCGCCTCCGCGAGCTCGACGCCGCTCGCCATGCGCGTGATGCCGCGGTCGAGCGCGCGCGCCTTCCAGCACAGCTCGCCGATGCGCTTGTAGAGGGCGAGCATGCGCTCGCGATCCGGCACCGCCATCTGCGAGAGCAGATCGATCGCGCGCTCGAACGCCTGCACCGCGCCTTCGTGCGCGAGCTCGGCGACCATGCGATCGCCCGCGCGCACCAGGTACTCGACGGCCTTCGCGCGATCACCGGCCTCGCGCCAGTGCGACGCGAGCCGCTCCGCGAGCTCGTCGAGGCGCTGCGGATGGAGGCGCTCCAGCGATGCCGCGACGGCGCCGTGGATCTCGCGTCGCGTCTCGAGGGTCAGCCCTTCGCGCAGCACCTCGCCGACGAGATCGTGCGCGAACGCGAGCTCGGTCGCGCCTGCACGGGCGACGAGGCCGCGCCCCTCGAGCACCGCGAACGCCTCGCTCACGACCGCGACCTCTTCGCCCGCGACGTCCGCGACGAGCTCGGCGTGGAAGCGCGCGCCCGCGACCGCGGCGATCTGCAGGAAGTGGCGGTCCGCGACGCCGAGCCGCGAGAGGCGCGCTCCGACGATGCCGCGGAGCGTCTTCGGGACCTCGACCTCGGCGACCTCGGGCCGGTAGATCACGCGCCCCGAGCGGATCTCGACGGCGCCCGCGTCGGTGAGCGCCTTCACGTACTCCTCGACGTAGAGCGGGTTGCCCGCGCTCTTGCCGGTCACCTCGCGCAGCAGATCGATCGGCACCTCTTCCGCGGCGAGGCGCGTCGCGGTGAGCCGCGCGATGTCGTCGTCGCTCATCGGTCCGATCGTGAGCTCGTGGTACGTCGGCGCGCCCTGCCATCCGTGCACGAAGCCCGGGCGGTACGCGAGCACCACGGCGATGCGCGCCTCGCGTCCGTCGCGGATCAGCGCGTCGAGCAGCATCTGCGACTCGTCGTCGAGCGACTCCGCGGAGTCGAACGCGAACACGGTCAGGCGATCCTGCGCGAGCTTCAGCGCGACGCGCCCGATCGCGGGGCGTAGCGCGCGCACCAGCGGATCGGATCCCTCGGGCAGCGGTCCTGCGCCGAGCGCCGCGCCGATCGCGGCGACGTCCTGCTGCACGAGACCGAGCTCACGCAGTCGTCCGACCTTCGCGTCGCGCTCGTGATCGGGCTCGAACTCGTCGACGCCGAGCACCACACGCATGATCTCGGTGATGCCCGAGAGCGGCACGGTGCGTCCGTGGCGCGCGCACGTCGCGATGTACATGCCGACGTCGTGGCCGCCGAGCTTCAGGCGACGGCGCGTCTCGAGCAGCAGGCGCGTCTTGCCGACGCCCGCTTCGCCCGCGAGGCCGAGCATCTTGAGCTTGCCGCGGTTCGCGAGCGCGAGGATCTCGCCCATCTGCCGCAGCTCTTCGCGGCGCCCGACGAACTTGCCCGATGCGTCGGGGAGATCGCGCTCTTCCTCGAGCAGGTGCGGCGGATCGTCGCCGTCGCCGTGAGGCAGCGTGAGGAAGAGGCCCGCGATGATGCGCTGGGCCGCGGGCGAGACGAGGACCTGCCGCGTCGCCGCGCGCGATGCGAGCGTGCGCGTGCTGTCGAGCAGCCGCTCGAAGGCCTCGTCGCGAATGGGCTCGCCCGCGAGATCGACGAGGATGCGCCCGCAGTCGATCGCGATCTGCACCGGCACGTCGGGCGTGCCGGTCTGCGTGCCGGTCGCGGCCGCGCGCACGAGGCGCAGCGCGCACCGCGCCGCCGACTCCGAGTCGCGCCCGTCGGGGTCGCGCACGCCGAAGAGCAGCGCGACCGCGGGCACGTCGAGCGCGCGCGGGGGCTCGTCGATGCGCACGCCGCCGTAACGACGCGCGAGCCGCTCGACGACCTCGTCGGCGACGAACGACGCCGACTCCGAGCGCATCACGAGCACCGTGACGTCGCGACGCTCCGCGGTCGGACGCGCGACCCCGGTGCTGCCGCGACGCGGCTGCGACTCCGATCCGCTGCTCGACGGACCGCTGCGGGTGGCACGCGAGAACGGCACCTGCACCGGCGTCGCCGGCGGCGCGTACGCGCCCTTGCTGCCCTCCTCGTCGAACATCGCGCGCAGGCGCGCGGCGTCGCGCTCCTGCTCGTGCGCCTGGCTCACCTCGCGCAGGTCCTGGAGGTATCGCGCGAGGTCGTGCCCTCCCACGCGGCGACCGCTCGCGTAGAGGAACTGCACGAGATCTTCGTACAGACGTCCCGCGTTCGCGTGGCGCAGCTCGGGCTGCGGCGCGAGCGCGCGATCGACGATCGCCGCGAGCTCGTCGGGCACGTCGGGCACGACCGTCTTGAGGGGCGGCGCGTCCCCCTCGCGCACCCGGCGCAGCGTCTCGTACGCCGACTCGTGCTGGAACGGACTCTCTCCGCTCAGCGCCTCGAAGAGCACGATGCCGAGCGCGTAGAGATCGGTGCGCGAGTCGACGTTCTCACCGCGCGCCTGCTCGGGGCTCATGTACGCGTACTTGCCCTTGAGCACGCCCTCGTCGGCCGCGTCGTCGGCGATCGTCTTCGCCTTCGCGATGCCGAAGTCGGTGAGCTTCACCTCGCCTTCGAACGAGAGCAGCACGTTCTGCGGCGACACGTCGCGATGCACGATGTGCAGCGGGCGCAGGCTCGCGTCGCGGCGTCGATGCGCGTAGTCGAGCCCCTTCGCGAGCTCGCTGACGACGAACACCGCGAGCTCCTGCGAGAGCGGGCGCCTGTAGCGCGCACCGCGGCGCAGCACCGTCGCGAGGTCGTAGCCCGCGACGTACTCCATCGCGATGAAGTAGGTCTCGTCGGCGCGCCCGAGGTCGAACACCTGCACGATGTTCGCGTGCGAGAGCGTGACCGCGATCTTCGCCTCGTTGATGAACATCTCGACGAAGCGAGGGTTGCGGCTCAGCTCCGGCAGGATGCGCTTGATGACGAGGATCTTCTCGAAGCCCTCGACGCCGTGGGACTTCGCTTTGAACACCTCGGCCATGCCGCCGCGCGCGAGCAGCTGCAGCAGCTGGTACTTGCCGTAGACGACGGGGGCGAGCTCGGGCGGCGGCATCGGAAGCGCGGTCGCGGCCGAGGGTCGTCGCGCGATGCGATCCCCCCGAATCCGATCGAATGAGCATACCGCAAACGCCTCTGCGGATCGCCAGTTCTCGTGTCGCGTGCGATGCGATCAGGAGGCGCTGGCGGCCACCGCGGCGCCCTCGCCCGACACCGTGCCCTCGTTCTCGTCGAGGAACTGCAGGTGATGGAGGCGCGCGTAGAGGCCGCCTTTCGCGATCAGCTCGTCGTGGGTGCCGACCTCGGCGATCCGGCCACGGTGCATAACGACGATCCGGTCAGCATTTCGGATGGTCGAGAGCCGGTGCGCGATGACCAGCGACGTACGGCCGCGGAGCAGCGCCGCGACGGCGTGCTGGAGCCGCGCCTCGGTCTCGCTGTCGACGTTGGCGGTGGCCTCGTCGAGGATCAGGTACGGGCGATCGAGGTAGAGGGCGCGCGCGAACGCGAGCATCTGTCGCTCGCCCGCGCTGAAGTTCGCGCCGCGCTCGTCGATCTTCACGTGGAGGCCGCCGCGGCGCTCGACCATCGGCCACGCGCCGACGCGATGGAGGGCGTCCTCGACGCGCGCGACGTCGGGGCTCTCCGCGAACGCGCTCACGTTCTCCAGGATCGTCCCCGAGAACAGGAAGACGTCCTGGGGCACCACCGCGAAGCGGCTGCGCAGCGTGTCGGCGTGCAGCGCGCGCACGTCTTCGCGGTCGACGAGCACGTGCCCGCGCGTGACGTCGTAGAGGCGCAGCAGCAGCGCGGTGAGCGTGGTCTTGCCGGCGCCGGTCGCGCCCACGATCGCGATGGTCTCGCCGCGATGCACGTCGAGATCGAGATCGCGCACCACGGGATGCCCCGCGCGATACGCGAACTCGACGTCGCGGAACGCGAGCGCGACGTGGCTCGGAACGCTCGGCACCTCGCCCACGTCGAGCCCCTCGGGCGCGTCGCGCTCGTCCATGTCGAGCAGCGCGAACACGCGCTCCGACGCCGCGAGCGACGACTGCAGGATCGTGTACTTCTGCGAGAGCTCGCGGATCGGCACGAAGAAGCGCTGGATGTACTCGTAGAACGCGACGACCGTCCCGACGTACGCCGCGGACGACGTCGCATCGAGCACGCCGCTCCGCACCGACGCGTACCAGAGCACGAGCGCGACGGTGATCGCGGAGATCGACTCGACGATCGAGAAGAGCAGCGCGTCGTAGCGGATCGAGCGGTAGTTCGCGTCGCGGTGGTGCGCGTTGATCTCGCGGTACTCACCGAGGCAGTCGCGCTCGCGACCGAACGCCTGCACGATCGCGATGCCCTGCACCTGCTCCGCGACGTACGCGTTGAGCTGCGCGATGGTCGCGCGGATCTCGCGGAAGGCCTCGCGCATGCGCTTGCGGATCGCGTTCACCGCGAGGGCGAGCGGAGGCAGCGCGCAGCACACGACGAGCGTGAGCCGCACGTCGAGGTAGAGCATGAAGCAGACGATGCCGACGAGCATGACGACGTCGGCGACCGCGAGCACCGCGCCCGATGCGAAGAGCTCGCCCATCGCGTCGGAGTCGTTGGTCACGCGCGTGACCACGCGACCGACCGGCGTCTTGTCGAGGTACGCGAGCGGGAGGCGCTGCACCTTCTCGTAGGTCGCGGCGCGCAGATCCGCGATGGTGCGCTGACCGCCGAGCTGCAGCGCGTACTGCTGCGCGAAGCGCGCGACGAAGTCGACGAGCACCGCGATGCCGAAGAAGAGCGTGACGCGACCGAGGATGCTCGCGCTGCGGTCGACGAGCGCGGCGTCGATCGCATCGCGGATGAAGAGCGGCTGCACGAGCCCCGCGATCGCGCTCACCGGCACGAGCAGGAACGTGATCGCGAAGAGCACCCAGTGATTGCGCGCCCAGGGCAAGAGGCGCTTCAGCAGCGCGAGGTCGTAAGTCTTCTCGCCGCCGCCCGACTCGAGCGGCGGACGGACGCGATCGCGCGTCGTCGTGGTGTCGCTGCTCATTGGAGGGCCGAGATCTCCCGCTCGAGGCGCTGCCGCGCCGCGAGCCGCGCGTAGAGCCCGTCCTTCGCGACGAGCTCGTCGTGCGTGCCGTGCTCCACCACGCGCCCGTGATCGAGCACCACGATGCGATCGGCGCGCGCCGCCGCTGCGATGCGATGGGTGACGAGCACCAGCGTGCGCCCCTCCGCGGCGCGCTCGAGTGCTTCGAGGATCGCGGTCTCGGTGCGCGCATCGACGGCGCTCATCGGGTCGTCGAGCACCAGCACGCGCGGGTCGTTCAGGAGCGCGCGCGCGAGCGCGAGGCGCTGCTTCTGGCCGCCCGAGAGCTGCACGCCGCGCTCGCCGACGACCGTCGCGAAGCCCTCGGGCATCGCCTCGATCTCGTCGAGCACGCAGGCCTCGCGCGCCGCGTGGCGGATGCGCTCGTGCGCTTCGGGCGCATCGGGATCGTCGAGCGCGAACGCGAGGTTCTTCTCGACCGTCGTCGAGAACAAGAAGGGCTCCTGCTGCGCGTAGCCGACGCGATCACGAAGGTCGCGCAGCTGCAGGTGCGTGACGTCGTCGCCGTCGAGGAAGACGCGCCCCTCGGGGGTCGGCAAGAGGCGCGGGAGGAGCGCGGCGAGCGTGCTCTTGCCGCTGCCGGTCGCACCGACGACCGCGAGGCGACCGCCCGCGGGCACCTCGAACGCGACGTCCTCGAGCACGCGGCGCTCCTGGTACGCGAACGTGAGCCCGTCGACGCGCAGCGCGCCCTCGTGCCCCGCGCGCTTCGCGTCCGGTGCCTCGCGCACGTCGGGCATGCTCTCGAGGATCTCGCCCACCCGCGCATACGAGGCGCGGCCGCGCTGGAGGATCGAGAGGATGTAGCCGAAGGCCAGCGTGGGCCAGAGCAGCTGACCGAGGTACGCGTTGAACGCCGCGAACTCGCCGACGGTGAGCGACCCCTCGAGCACCATCGCGCCGCCCTGCCACACGACGATGAGCGTGCCGATCGACGAGAGTCCGAAGAGCACCGGCCACATGAGCCCGCGCAGCGTGACGAGCTCCATGTTGCGATCGACCGCCTCGGCGTTGACCTTCGCGAAGCGCTCGCGCTGGTGCGGCTCGAGCCCGAGCGAGCGCACGAGGCGCGCGCCCGCGACGTCCTCCTGCACGCGCTCCGCGAGCTTGCCGATCACCTGCTGCGCCGCGCTGCTGCGCTTGTAGAGAGCGCGCGCGAAGCCCGCCGACGAGAGCGCGATGAACGGGTACGGGATGAGCGCGAGCAGCGTGAGGCGCGGCGAGGTCGCGAACATCAGCGTGATCGCCGCGACGAACGCGAGGATCGAATTCACGACGTTGAGCCCCGCGAAGCCGACGAGCAGTCGCACCTGCGCGAGATCGTTCGTCGCGCGGCTCATGATCTCGCCCACCGACATGTGCCGGAAGAACGAGGGGCCGAGCGCGTGCAGTCGCTCGAGCAGCGCGTTGCGGAGGTCGTACTCGACGTCGCGACCGACGTTGAAGATCTGGATGCGCGAGGCGGTGCGCACCACCCACGCGCCGGTGGCGAGCCCGATGACCCAGAGCGCCATCTGCTGCACCTGGGCGAGCTGATCGGCGCGCAGCGCGTCGAGCCCGAGGCGCAGCATCCACGGGATCGCCTTCTCGGCGGCTTGCGTGAGCAGGAGCAGCGTGAAGCCGAACGCGAGACGCCTCGCGTAGGGCCTCACGGTCTCGCTCAGCGTTGGCGCTCGCGCGCTCGTCGATTGATCGGGACCGGCCACGGGGCGCGGTCTCTTTGGCACCGGCGCTCCGAAACGGCAATCCCTGCCTCGACGGAAGGACAGAGCCCCGCAGCGCGCACATCCGCACTGCGGGGCCCCATCGAGATCACCTCAGCGGCGACGACGTGCGCGCCACGTCGCGAGCGCCGCGAGCAGCCCGATCGCGAGGAGACCGCCGCGCGCGCCCTCACCGCGGCCCGGCGCGCTGCATCCGCATCCGCCGCTCGACGGCGGGCGGCAGATCGACACGCTCGGATCGTCGGTCGCGACGCACGAGAACCCGTCGGGGCACGGCGCACCGAGGTTGCAGATGCGCGTGCAGTACGACTCCTCGTCCTCCACCGCGCAGATGCCGCCGAGGCAGTCCGCGTTGGTGCCGCACTCGCTGCCGAGGCCACCGGTGTCGGGCACGCACACCGAGGTCTCGCCCGCCGCGAGGCAGCTGAAGCCGCTCGGGCACGGCGCGCCCTCACCGCAGCGATCGGTGCAGAACGAGTCGCCCTCGAGCATCGCGCACAGGCGCGACGTGCAGTCCGTCTCGACCTCGCAGGGATCACCGAGCGAGCCCGAGCGCTGGCACGAGCCACAGCCCGACACCGCTCCGACCTGGCAGGCGAAGCCTTCCGCGCAGCCGCTCGCACCACCGGGTGCGCACGGCGTCGAGCAGCGCCCGTTCGCGCAGTAGAGCGACGCGCACTCGGTCGCGGCACCGCACGCCTCGCCGATCGCGCGCGATCCCGCAGTGCCCTGCACGCACACGCCCGCGGCGCCGCAGCTGCCGGTCGCCTCGCCGCTGCAGTACCAGCCGCCCGGGCACGACGTCGGGCTCAGCCAGTCGCACGACTGCGAGCAGCGACCCGCGAAGCAGAGGCCCGACTGGCACTCGGTGCTCGCGCCGCAGTCCGCTCCGATCGCGCCACCGGTGGTCGGACGCGCCTCGCACATGCGGGTGGTCGTGTTGCAGCGCTGGGTCGCCGAGCACTGCGAGTCCGACGTGCAGCCCGACGACGACGTGCTGCAGGTCGGCGTGCTGCCGACGAACCGCGCGCAGAAGCTGCCGGCGGTCCCGACGTTCACGCAGACGTCCCCGCCGCACTGCGCGTTCGTGGTGCACGGAGTCCCGCAGTACGCGGCGTCGTCGCTGTAGCCGAGGCACGCGTTGCCGGCGGCGCAGTCTCCGCCGGTCGTGCAGGGCGAGCACATCCCGCCGTCACCGCCGCCCGTCATCGTCACGCAGGTGCCGCCCTCGCAGACCTGGCCCGAGGGGCAGCCCGTCGTCGTGCAGTCCGACGTGCCGCTGCGCGGATAGAGCGCGCAGATGCCGTTCTGATCGTCGGTGCGCAACGAGAGCGTGCCGCCCGAGTACGCGTAGTACATGACCGCGCTCGAGTCCGACGAGTGATCGAGGCCGTAGTAGTGCCCCGCCTCGTGCAGCACGATCGAGTACGCGTTCACGCGGTTGCCCGATCCCGGACCGGTCGACCACGTGTAGTTCACGCCGTTGAGCATCATGTCGGCGCGGAAGATCTGCGATCCCGAGTACTGCGGGATCGTCACGCCGATCGCGTTCGCGTCGAAGCCGCGCTCGCCCCACCCGCTCTCGAGCCAGCCGACGGTGTTCGCGCTGTCGCGCTCCGACGGGACGCGCGAGACCGCGCCGAGATAGTTGGTGGTCAAACTGGTGCACGACACGCGCGACCAGTCGTCCATGCCCTGGCGCACGATCGTCTCGCTCATCGCGAACCCGCCGAGATCGGGCGAGCCCGCGTTGTTGAGCTCGTACGGCGCAGCGGTGCGCCAGACGGGACGCTGGGACGTGAGCGGAGCCCACGCCGAAGCCCGGTGCGCGACGAGCGCGCCCAGCGCGATCACCAGGGTGATCGCGGCGAGGTGGCGGCGGCTCATCGCGCACCTCCGCCCAGCGCGCGGCCGGTGGTCGGGTCGTTCTCGATCTGCTCGAGCGTCGCGCGGACGTACGCGAGGAAGTCGTCGAGGCGCATCGCGCGCACGCCACCGTGCTCGATCGCCATCGGACCGCTCGCCCACGTCGCGAACCCGACCGACGTGGTGTCGCGCACCACGACGTCGTCCGCGCCGGCGAACCCACGGAGGATCGAGAAGCGCCCCTGCACCATCGCGTACGTGCGCAGCGCGCCGTCGGGCGTGCGACGCAGGAACACGACGACCTCGTCGCCGCGCGTGTACTCGGGCGTGCCCGCGATGCGCGTCGAGACGATGTCGGTCTCACCGCCCAGCTCGTCGATGCGCACGAGCTCGCCGCCCGAGCCCTTCACCCACTCGCGCACGCGGAGCGTGGTGATCGTGTGCGGCTCTGCGCCGCCCGAGGGCGACATCACGAGACGCGCGCCGACGTTCTCCACGACACCGACGACGATCGCGTCCGCGTCGCGCACCATCGCCTCGAGCGGCACCTCGACCATCACGGTCGCGCGCGCCCGTGGCTGGAAGACTGTGGCCGCGACCACGATCGACAGAGCGGCGAGCGCGATGCGCGCCCCCGCCCAACGCAAGCTCCCCATCACGCCCTCCACGACATCCTCGCGGGCGCCGTCGTCGCCCGGAGGAAATGCGGGGCGGAACTCTATCAACTCCGTCAAGCGGAGCGAGAGCGTGTCCGCTCACTGCACGATCCGCGCGATCAGGCCCCCGCGCGCGCGGAGAGAAGAGCACCGCGCTCGATGACGCCCCAGCTCTTGTGGTTCTTGCCCGCGAGCTGCGTGAGACCGAGCGCCTCGTAGAGCCCGGGGATGGCCATGAGCACGCCGGGCGCGGCGCGCAGCGCCTTCTCGAGCGCGTCACGCACCTCGGGCAGCGGGCGATCGCCGGGGATCAGCAGCTTGCCGAACACGGCGCGATGCTCGGTGGGCGCCTCGTGCTCGTGCTTGGTGAGCACCTCACCGGCCGCGCAGCGCGCGCAGACCTGCTCGACGCGCTGGCCGTGGACGTAGAGCACCACGCCCTCGGGGAGCTGCTCCCCGAGCGCCCTCACCTGCCCGTCGGTCTGCTCGAGCGCGAGGAAGCGGAAGCGACGCTCGTCGCCGGGCTTGAGCACGGCGAGCATCGGAAAGACGGGCACGGCGCGACCCTCGTGGGGGATCGTGCCGGTCGGCGCCGCGTCCCAGAGCACGACGTCGCCCCAGTCGGCGATCGCCTCGCGGAACGTCGGGCTCCGCACGACGCCGTGGAGCGGCGAGAGCGGCTGGACCCAGACCCGCTCGAACGACGCGGCTGCGTCGGGCACGAACGCCGCGAGGCCGTGCCCGGGGCCACGGGTGGGCACGCGGAGCTGCGCGGCGGGCAGGTCGGGCACGAAGGGCAGGCGCTCGGGGGCGGCCTCTGCGGCGAGCCCCAGGGCGCGCAGGGCCGCGGCGGCCTCCTCGCCCTCCCCGGCGCCGATCGCGGCACCTGCGAGGTGGAAGAGCACCGGGCGCCGCTCTCCGAGCTTCTCGCGCGCCTTGCGGAACGCGAGGAGCGCGGCGCGGAAGCGCCCCGCCCACTTGTGGCAGAGCCCGAGGTCGACGAGCCACTCGCCGCGGGCGCCGTGGCGCGCGATCGCGCGCTCGAAGGCAGCGACGGCGTCGGCGTCACGCGCCGGGCCGAGGCGTCGCAGCGCGTTCGCGTACGCGATGGTGAGCGCGCCGCCGCGATCGGCGTCCGCCGACGCCTCGGACGAGAGCGCCGCGAGCAGCTTTTCCGCGTGCCGCGCGGCCACCGTCGCGGCGCCTTCGCCGATCGCCGGCTCGTCGAGGGGACGCCGCTCGTCGACACGCACGAGCGCAGTGATCGCGGCCGCCGCGAGCGCCGGGTCGGCGGCGCCGAAACGATCGAGGATCGCGGTCAGGTCCTCCACCGCGCCCGGCCGCGAGGGCGACGCCTGCAGGAGCACCGCCCACGCGGAGGCGACCTCGGGGTCGCGCGTCAGCGCCGCGCGGAACGGTTCGAGGTGGGACCAGGCGGCGTCGGCGCTGCGCTCGGCGAGCGCGCGCTGCATGGCGGCCTCGAGCTCGGTGGGCTTGGAGGACATCGAGGTCCGCGAGTATGGGGCGGGGCCTGGGCCCCGCCACCCGCGGTCCTCGTCAATGTTGAAGCGTGGCCGTCGTCTCGCCGCTCAGCACGCCGGGCCCGACCGTGACCGTCAGCCGGACCACGTCCCCGGCGCGATGCGCGGCGATGGCGGTGCGCAGCTCGTCGACGTTGCGCACCGGCACGCCGTCGACCGCGGTGATGATGTGCCCGGTCCACGCGACGCCGAGACGCGCGACGAGCGGGGGCGGCGGCTCGGCCGCGCCGAGCAGGCCCGCGCGCTGCGCCGCCGAGCCCGGCATCGTGCGCTGCACGCGCACGCCGACGTAGCCGCCCTGATCCCAGTTCTCACCGACGACACCGAGATCCATCTGCTGCGCGGGCGCGGGGTCCGGCGGGGTCGGCGTCGCGGCGGTGGTCGTGGTGGTGGTGGTCGTCGTCGTGGTCGTCGACGTGCTGGCGGTCGCGGTCGCGCCACGGCGCGTCTCGCGCACTCGGTCGAGCACCTCGGACACGTAGTTCGCGGGCACCGCGAAGCCGATGCCGTGCGAGCCGCCGGTGCGCGAGAGGATCGCGGTGTTGACGCCGATCACGCGGCCGCGGCGATCCACCAGCGGGCCGCCGGAGTTGCCGGGGTTGATCGGCGCGTCGGTCTGGATGAGACGGCGCGCCATGCCGCCGCCGATGCCCGGCACGTCGCGGCGCGCGCTGACGATGCCCTGGGTGAGCGTGCCGTCGAGCCCGAACGGCGAGCCGAACGCGAGCACGGTCTGACCGACCTCGACGCGATCCGAGTCGGTGAGCTCGAGCGGCGGCGAGGGCACCGTCCCGCCCTGCACCTCGAGGATCGCGAGGTCGTGGCTGGGATCGATCTCGATGATCGACGCGCTCAGCGTGGTGCCGCTCCCGAAGCGCACCTGGACGCGACCGCCGCGCCCTCCGCCCGCCTCGACGACGTGCGCGTTGGTGATGATCCAGCGCTCGCGCCCGACCACGAAGCCCGATCCGCTCGAGGGACCCGCGACGACCGTCACGGTGCTCTGCTGGAGGCGCCGCGCGATCGCGATGCGGCGCTCCTCGGTCATCGCCTGCGCGTCGGCGTGCGCGGGCAGGAGCGTGGTGAGGACGGCCGCCGCGGGCGCGCACGCGCCGAGGACGAGGGCGAGCGTGCGAGCCTTCCAACTGTCGATGCGGCGGCCAGGCGCGGTCATTCCAAACCTCCGGAGATGGTTCCCCACGGACACCGCGCGAGGCCTCCGCTTTGGGCCGCCCCGGGGCTCCTCGACACGACAAGCGTACGCCGTTCCAAGTTCCCGCGCTCCCTGTCCCGACGAGCAGGAGACGCGCCGCAGTCGCGACCAGGTGACAGAGCGCTCTTGACCTGGACGCCCGCGCCCCGATAGACGGGCGTGGCATGGCGGACGATCTCGGCGCGCGACTGCTCCGCGCGGGGTTGGTCACCCGGGATCAGCTCGCCGAGACGTTGGCCACCGCGCCGGCGCACGGAGGCGCGCTCGTCGCGGCGCTGGTCTCGCGTGGGGTCCCGGAGGACGCCATCGCCGGGTTTTTCCTGGCCGACGGATTCGGGCCGCTGATGGAGGCGGACGACCTCGCCAAGGCCGATCCCGGCGCGCGGCGACGGCTCTCGGGCGCGATGGCGGCGGACCTCCTGGCGATGCCGGTGCGCTCCAGCCCGGCGGGGCTCGTGGTCGCGATGGCCGCACCCTCGGATCGTCACGCGGT is a window encoding:
- a CDS encoding ABC transporter ATP-binding protein, which encodes MSSDTTTTRDRVRPPLESGGGEKTYDLALLKRLLPWARNHWVLFAITFLLVPVSAIAGLVQPLFIRDAIDAALVDRSASILGRVTLFFGIAVLVDFVARFAQQYALQLGGQRTIADLRAATYEKVQRLPLAYLDKTPVGRVVTRVTNDSDAMGELFASGAVLAVADVVMLVGIVCFMLYLDVRLTLVVCCALPPLALAVNAIRKRMREAFREIRATIAQLNAYVAEQVQGIAIVQAFGRERDCLGEYREINAHHRDANYRSIRYDALLFSIVESISAITVALVLWYASVRSGVLDATSSAAYVGTVVAFYEYIQRFFVPIRELSQKYTILQSSLAASERVFALLDMDERDAPEGLDVGEVPSVPSHVALAFRDVEFAYRAGHPVVRDLDLDVHRGETIAIVGATGAGKTTLTALLLRLYDVTRGHVLVDREDVRALHADTLRSRFAVVPQDVFLFSGTILENVSAFAESPDVARVEDALHRVGAWPMVERRGGLHVKIDERGANFSAGERQMLAFARALYLDRPYLILDEATANVDSETEARLQHAVAALLRGRTSLVIAHRLSTIRNADRIVVMHRGRIAEVGTHDELIAKGGLYARLHHLQFLDENEGTVSGEGAAVAASAS
- a CDS encoding serine/threonine-protein kinase PknK, yielding MPPPELAPVVYGKYQLLQLLARGGMAEVFKAKSHGVEGFEKILVIKRILPELSRNPRFVEMFINEAKIAVTLSHANIVQVFDLGRADETYFIAMEYVAGYDLATVLRRGARYRRPLSQELAVFVVSELAKGLDYAHRRRDASLRPLHIVHRDVSPQNVLLSFEGEVKLTDFGIAKAKTIADDAADEGVLKGKYAYMSPEQARGENVDSRTDLYALGIVLFEALSGESPFQHESAYETLRRVREGDAPPLKTVVPDVPDELAAIVDRALAPQPELRHANAGRLYEDLVQFLYASGRRVGGHDLARYLQDLREVSQAHEQERDAARLRAMFDEEGSKGAYAPPATPVQVPFSRATRSGPSSSGSESQPRRGSTGVARPTAERRDVTVLVMRSESASFVADEVVERLARRYGGVRIDEPPRALDVPAVALLFGVRDPDGRDSESAARCALRLVRAAATGTQTGTPDVPVQIAIDCGRILVDLAGEPIRDEAFERLLDSTRTLASRAATRQVLVSPAAQRIIAGLFLTLPHGDGDDPPHLLEEERDLPDASGKFVGRREELRQMGEILALANRGKLKMLGLAGEAGVGKTRLLLETRRRLKLGGHDVGMYIATCARHGRTVPLSGITEIMRVVLGVDEFEPDHERDAKVGRLRELGLVQQDVAAIGAALGAGPLPEGSDPLVRALRPAIGRVALKLAQDRLTVFAFDSAESLDDESQMLLDALIRDGREARIAVVLAYRPGFVHGWQGAPTYHELTIGPMSDDDIARLTATRLAAEEVPIDLLREVTGKSAGNPLYVEEYVKALTDAGAVEIRSGRVIYRPEVAEVEVPKTLRGIVGARLSRLGVADRHFLQIAAVAGARFHAELVADVAGEEVAVVSEAFAVLEGRGLVARAGATELAFAHDLVGEVLREGLTLETRREIHGAVAASLERLHPQRLDELAERLASHWREAGDRAKAVEYLVRAGDRMVAELAHEGAVQAFERAIDLLSQMAVPDRERMLALYKRIGELCWKARALDRGITRMASGVELAEALDRRDWIARLSLLRGRLLVAAHRVDEGRRWLDRAGDIARQLDDRALFRDIVLATAESCMRLGDHRGGIHFFEQALTLSRETSDVEAQVRCLVPLALAYSSTGNRQAALGALAEARRLTEARIDRFTECELLKMESLVHFFARDYAASIEVGERALELAKEYGFTYEAAVNAHNVGEAHLRLGDYKRAFASLRYSYELARDHGYESLMMGDMRILGFIDAMRFGSEEGRRHVVDANDFADARGLVWDLVQGRYYLAMIDQARGEPEEARAALREVLRLAAEHGHADYMQAAERALIALESSRPIPMPD
- a CDS encoding ABC transporter ATP-binding protein, whose protein sequence is MRPYARRLAFGFTLLLLTQAAEKAIPWMLRLGLDALRADQLAQVQQMALWVIGLATGAWVVRTASRIQIFNVGRDVEYDLRNALLERLHALGPSFFRHMSVGEIMSRATNDLAQVRLLVGFAGLNVVNSILAFVAAITLMFATSPRLTLLALIPYPFIALSSAGFARALYKRSSAAQQVIGKLAERVQEDVAGARLVRSLGLEPHQRERFAKVNAEAVDRNMELVTLRGLMWPVLFGLSSIGTLIVVWQGGAMVLEGSLTVGEFAAFNAYLGQLLWPTLAFGYILSILQRGRASYARVGEILESMPDVREAPDAKRAGHEGALRVDGLTFAYQERRVLEDVAFEVPAGGRLAVVGATGSGKSTLAALLPRLLPTPEGRVFLDGDDVTHLQLRDLRDRVGYAQQEPFLFSTTVEKNLAFALDDPDAPEAHERIRHAAREACVLDEIEAMPEGFATVVGERGVQLSGGQKQRLALARALLNDPRVLVLDDPMSAVDARTETAILEALERAAEGRTLVLVTHRIAAAARADRIVVLDHGRVVEHGTHDELVAKDGLYARLAARQRLEREISALQ